TCACGCCGTGGCTCCGTTTCATTCGCGCTAGAAGGACTTTGGCATGACTCACCACGACTCGATTTCACCCTGGATGCGATCAACACCCCCAACGTCGACGGGCAGCGTGCGGAGTCATGCCGAAGTCCTGCTGTTATCAATATCACTACCTGAGCCACCGAACCGCGCAGGAGCCTGCTTATGAGTAAAAAAGTCACCGCCGAGGCCATGCGGGCCAACCTGCTACGCCCTGTTCCTAGTGCCAGCCATTCGGGCGCTATCGCCTTTTCTGATCCCATAGCGGATACGCCCATGGTCCTGACGGTCGATCAGTTACGGCCTTTCGACAACAACCCCCGGTTGTCGCGTAATCCGCTGTATGAAGACATCAAAGCCTCGATTCTGAAGCGCGGGTTGGACAACCCGCCCCCAGTAACCCGTAGGCCCGGGGAGACCTATTACATCATCCGTAATGGTGGCAACACGCGCCTGGCGATCCTCAATGAGTTGTGGGCAGAAACACAGGACGAGCGCTTTTTCAGGATCCCTGTGTTGTTCAAACCCTGGAAATTGCTGGATGTCGACGGTCACGAGAGCGCGACTATCGGCGAACTGGATACCTTGGTCGGCCACCTGGCCGAAAACGCCCTGCGCTCGGATCTGACCTTTATCGAAAAAGCCCTGGGTGTTGCCCGTGCCCGAGCGCTGTACGAGCAGCAGGAAGGGGCGGCGATCTCTCAGCGGGAACTGGCCCGAAGACTAAAGGAAGACGGCTTTCCTATTGAGCAGTCGCATATATCGCGTATGGAAGCAGCGATCCGTGACCTCTACCCCTGCATCCCCAATCTGCTAACGCTGGGCATGGGCCGTCCACAGATTGAACAGCTGCTAAAAATGCGCTCTGGCGCCTGGGAATACTGGAGAACGTTTATACCCCAGCCCGAAGAGCGGGAAGGCCTGTTCCAGCTTGGCTGGAACGAGACACTGCAGCAACATGACAATGACGAGGAGGCCGCGCTGATCGCATTAGCGAACAGTACGGAGATCATACGGTTTTTCACGGAAGACCTGGCCGGCTGGCTCTCGCGAGTGACCCGCGAGCTGAACCCGGATAACCCGGAGATGCAGAAACCCGGGACGCGCCACAATAACAACGCGCTCCTGTTTCTGCAGGGCGGGACCACCAAAGAGAAGTGGCTGGAGATCGACGCCGAGCTTGCGACCGAGTCGGCGGCAGCGGCCATTCGCGACGCAGAGCGCGAAGAACGACGGCTAAAAATGGAGGAAGGCCGGGAACGGGCCAACGAGCGCAGAGCGGCAGAAGCTGCTGCCGCCCAGGCCGGTAACAGCGTGCCGGACGACGATCGCCTCGATGACGACTACGCGGAGGAGCAGCTGGATCTGATTGACGATCAGGCACCGCTGCCCCTGTCCAGTTCCGCCCAGACAGTGGTCCATCCTGGTGCCAGCCACACACTCACCCCGTCGGTAAATACGGTCGTGACCACCACGCCCGGGTCTCATGCAGCCCCCACTCCACTGGGTCCCACCCCCACGCCCGCCCCGGTGTTCCCGGCCAGCAGTCCAGCCCCTGCGGTCACCCCGGTGGCAGCCCCTGCTGTTGCCCCCACGCCAGTGACCCCTGCCGTCCTGCCCAGGACAACGGTGGTTGATCCTGGTCTCGGATTTGACGATCTGTGGGCCATTGACGAGGCCATCTCGACCGATGAGCTCCAGTATCAGGCGGCGGACATTGCCATGGTCATGGCCATGATGGCCGGTGTGCCGGAGCTGGTTGATATGGATAGCGATGCTCTGATGGGCTTTGTCGTCCAGCCCGAAGCCCTGGACGACCTGGCCACCCCCGCTGCAGGGCAGCTGGCTCAGTGGCTGAGCCTGCTGACTAGCACAGATGCTGGCCATTTCGATTTTCCCGCGCATGCGCTGCTGATGGGCGACCTGCCCGATGCAGACGTGTTGCGCTTATTCCGGTTGATCCGGCTCGGGCGTGTTGTCCGCAGCCGGACTCAGCACTAACCCAACCCGTACCAAAAGGATATAAGGAAGATGTCCCTTTCCCCACGCTTAGTTCATGTATTAAACCAGGCGCTCATCACCGAGATCATGAGCACCATTGAACGGGGCGATCTGGCCCGCCTGCAGGATCTGGGCGTCGAGGCCGACGATGCCGCCATGCTGCAGTTGCTGTCCGCAACGGCGTTTGCTCGTCTGTGCAACTGCACCGTGCCTATGGCCGAAGTGTCGGTGAACCGTGCAGTGTTGAGGAACGTTGTGCGACGGTTGCTGAATGACAGCAACCGGGATGAGCGCATGGTGAGAGCGATGAACCTGGGCGCCTCCTACTCACTGCTTGAAGAGTTCTTTGGACTGAACTCCACCGAGGCGGCTTCTGTGCGCCGACTGCAGGGCATTCAGATCTCCTCAGGCCGGCAGCAAATGCCGTCAGAGGAGCAGGAAAAAGCGCTGTGGGAGCGGTGGCACGAAGTGGTGCAGCCAGAGGCTGCAGAAAGCACGGATGCCTTCCTCGAAGCCATGTGCCGACTGACGGAAGAGGCCCGCGATGGCCTCTTTGGACCTGATCAGGCGCAGCTCTCGCTTGCCAGCTGCTGGCATCTGGTCAGTGGCTGGATCGAGGACGAGCGGTTGTTCGGCAAGGGGGTGAAGGCATTCCGTGCCCGTCATCTGCGTGAACAAAGCCATACTGACAGCATGGTACGGCACGTCAGACTGCTGAAAAAGCCTGCCTAAGCGCCTGTGACGATCACCATCAAAGCGCGCCCGCATAAAAGCTGGGGGATGGTCATGAGGATCAACCCAGGCTTAATGCCGCATATCGTGCAGCGCTACTGCCATGACGAGCAGGTGTTACGGCACCTGCTCGATGGCGATCTCCTTGTACGCGAGGGGGATGAGCCCTATCGTCACCCCCTGCGTCTGGCCATCCAGACCGCCCTGGATGAACGCGAGCAGAAGCAAGAACAGAAGAAGGCGATCCTGCCCGGCAAAGTCCTGCATGGCCGTCAGCCCTACATGTACCCCGGCCTGTATATCGGTACAGGCAACCGCTGTGGCCATCGTCCCCAGCGTCCTGTTAATGAGCGGATCGCTAACCCCCTGGTGGATTTTGACGATCTGCCCCAGGCCATTCAGCGCATCCGCAACGTCTTTCTGAGCAGCGGCACCCATGGCCACGAATACCAGGGTGCTGTGTCGCCGGTCTACGATAGCCCGCGTCTCTACCCACTGTTCACCAACTCCGGCAAGGCCAACCTGGACGGAACGCCCCGCTGCGATCGCTCAGAGTTACGCCTCATTGAGGTGCGGGTACTGGCCACCATGGTAGAAATGGCCAATTTTGCCAGTACCGGCGATGACATCCACATTGGCACCCCGCGCGATGACGGATCATTCAGCCATCGATCCATGCTGGAGATTGCCCTGTCAGCCAGTACACCGGATGGTGACTGCCTTGTTGAACCGGAAAACCCCCACCTTCCCCTCGGTCTTTGGACGTTCCGCCCTACGCAGCGCTATCGCCGTGCCACCAAAGCCCTGAAGAACAAAGGCCACCTGACGGTCGTACAGCGCTATGAAGAACGCGATGGCCACAAGTACGCCCTCACGGCAGTGAAATCGATCAGCGCCGCTTCCCTGATTTCGCTGGGTGTTGTCAGCGAACGGCAGTTACGCGAGTTCCGTGACAACCGCCGGCGTGAGCTGGCCAAACGGCGTAATATCTGGCGCGCCACGCGCCCAGACTTTGTGGCAAAACGGCAAGCCGAGCGCGAAGCCCGCGCCAAAGTGCGGGGCCAGTTGCGCCCCAGTAATTTGGCGGGTCGCTGCCGCCCTGGGTATACCCCGCTCGAAAAAACACCGGAGCAACAGCTGGCAGCCAGCCTCTGGCAGCGTTACCGGGGCTACCAGCACCTGCTGATGTCCAGTCTCTGCCGCGAGCAGGAGCAACATGGCCATCCCCCCTACTGGGTGAGAGAGCGGGTCAGGCAGCAGCTGCAGCCGTTTGAAACATGGAAAGAGCAGCAACCTGAACACGAACACGCCGAGGCCGCCCACTGAAGGCGCCACGGCCTCCCCTTGCCTGAATTTCTCCCCTCATCGCACTACCGGCCTTTGCCACCTCCAGATTGATCGTTATTTAACCTAAAACACCGATCCCACCCACGTCGACCACCCCGGCGCGTCCTGAACGACCGCGATCACGGCGTTATTAACCAGATAGTTAAAAATTAAGTGTCAGTAGTTTTGATTTAACTGTCAGCACTATTC
This genomic interval from Pokkaliibacter sp. MBI-7 contains the following:
- a CDS encoding STY4526/YPO1902 family pathogenicity island replication protein produces the protein MSLSPRLVHVLNQALITEIMSTIERGDLARLQDLGVEADDAAMLQLLSATAFARLCNCTVPMAEVSVNRAVLRNVVRRLLNDSNRDERMVRAMNLGASYSLLEEFFGLNSTEAASVRRLQGIQISSGRQQMPSEEQEKALWERWHEVVQPEAAESTDAFLEAMCRLTEEARDGLFGPDQAQLSLASCWHLVSGWIEDERLFGKGVKAFRARHLREQSHTDSMVRHVRLLKKPA